One Sodalinema gerasimenkoae IPPAS B-353 DNA segment encodes these proteins:
- the ltrA gene encoding group II intron reverse transcriptase/maturase, which translates to MSIASKGFNPETKNNEWRNLPWGKIQRKVAKLQKAIYQATSRGNKAKARRWQRLLNKSYYARLLAVRQVSQDNQGKKTAGVDGVKSLNAKDRFRLADQLRHPGKAKSLRRVWIPKPGRDEKRPLGIPTLHDRALQALVKLGLEPYWEALFEADSYGFRPGRSAHDAIGAIWNKSRYKPQYVLDADIATCFDQINHDYLLSKLDCPSRYKRSIKQWLKAGVMDSGEFKATEAGTPQGGVISPLLANIALQGMIDSVVNSFPNSRTIDGKLNRYYRPKIIRYADDFVVLANRPEVILEAQQLLKEWLKPVGLQLKPEKTRLCNTLSEWNGEEPGFDFLGFNIRHYPVSIHKGIKTGPGGVKPYQINIKPAPKAIKRHYDACKEVIKQHKTAPQAVLIQKLNPIIRGWSQYYSTVVSKETFSKLDHMIWMALRAWTVSRCGRASYGKLQNYFRPGVNSKWTFKAKKGLRLTKHTETPIVRHVKIRGGNTSPFNGDWAYWSKRMSNGFGGIPTKISKLIKRQKGRCNHCGQHFTSEDLVEIDHIQPKSRGGSDTYSNLQLLHRHCHDVKTRFDGSSTHDKG; encoded by the coding sequence ATGTCGATAGCTAGTAAAGGGTTCAACCCCGAGACTAAGAACAACGAATGGCGAAATCTTCCCTGGGGTAAAATCCAGAGGAAAGTCGCGAAGCTGCAAAAGGCTATTTATCAAGCTACAAGTCGTGGCAATAAAGCGAAAGCGCGACGCTGGCAACGTTTACTCAATAAGTCCTACTACGCTAGGCTGCTGGCGGTACGCCAGGTAAGTCAGGATAACCAAGGTAAGAAAACCGCAGGAGTTGACGGAGTGAAATCCCTAAACGCCAAAGACCGGTTTCGCTTGGCTGACCAACTGCGTCACCCAGGCAAAGCTAAAAGCTTGCGACGTGTATGGATTCCCAAACCCGGGCGGGATGAAAAACGCCCACTCGGTATCCCAACCTTGCACGACCGCGCCTTACAAGCCTTGGTTAAGCTGGGACTAGAGCCGTACTGGGAGGCTCTGTTTGAAGCGGATTCCTACGGTTTCCGACCCGGACGGTCGGCACATGATGCGATTGGAGCCATCTGGAATAAAAGTCGGTATAAACCGCAATACGTTCTCGATGCAGACATTGCCACATGTTTTGACCAAATTAACCATGATTACCTTCTGTCGAAACTAGACTGTCCCTCTCGGTACAAACGGAGTATTAAACAATGGCTTAAAGCCGGCGTTATGGACAGTGGCGAATTCAAGGCAACAGAGGCAGGAACTCCACAAGGTGGGGTCATCAGTCCGCTCCTTGCCAACATTGCTTTACAGGGAATGATTGATTCGGTTGTCAATAGCTTCCCTAACTCAAGGACAATTGACGGAAAACTAAATCGCTATTACCGCCCGAAAATCATTCGATATGCCGATGACTTTGTGGTTCTGGCTAACCGCCCGGAAGTCATCCTAGAAGCCCAACAACTGCTCAAGGAATGGCTTAAACCCGTCGGTCTCCAACTCAAACCGGAAAAGACAAGGTTATGTAACACCTTGTCGGAATGGAATGGGGAGGAACCGGGATTTGACTTCCTAGGATTTAACATCCGGCATTACCCGGTGAGTATCCATAAGGGAATCAAAACGGGTCCCGGTGGCGTTAAACCCTACCAGATAAATATTAAGCCTGCCCCAAAAGCTATCAAACGTCATTATGACGCTTGTAAAGAGGTCATCAAACAACATAAAACTGCACCACAAGCAGTTCTGATCCAGAAGCTTAATCCAATCATTAGAGGATGGAGTCAGTACTACTCTACGGTAGTTTCCAAAGAGACCTTCTCTAAACTCGACCATATGATTTGGATGGCACTGAGGGCTTGGACGGTTTCACGATGTGGTCGAGCGTCCTATGGGAAACTCCAGAACTACTTTCGTCCTGGAGTCAACAGTAAATGGACGTTCAAAGCCAAAAAGGGTCTTCGACTCACTAAGCACACCGAAACCCCCATCGTACGACATGTCAAAATCAGAGGAGGAAACACCTCTCCCTTTAACGGGGACTGGGCTTATTGGTCTAAACGTATGAGTAACGGGTTTGGCGGTATCCCTACCAAAATCTCAAAACTCATCAAGCGTCAAAAAGGACGATGTAATCACTGTGGACAACACTTCACCAGTGAGGACTTGGTTGAAATCGACCATATTCAGCCTAAATCCAGAGGAGGTTCGGATACTTACTCCAACCTACAACTGTTACATCGCCATTGCCACGATGTTAAAACCCGTTTCGACGGTAGCAGCACCCATGACAAGGGATAG
- a CDS encoding S-layer homology domain-containing protein — MTTLYINPETGNNNNPGTATEPFKTITHALSQASAGTLIQLRVGQYTGEEFPLTVPAGVKLVGNEGSKGKDILITGGKTVGTSDGNQSLTIRLQGDGQVRGVTVSNPETLGTGIWIESGNPTVANSTLLNCKREGIRMMGNAKPILDSNLLKGNASYGIWVLKNAKGEIRNNTLRDNGTGIAVGDEAAPLVAQNLIQQNRYGLVINGNCRPVLRGNTIEDNQDYGISAIANALPDLGKSEEPGGNLFRNNGIKDVQNATTNTFISAGNELNPDKVEGSIEFVNVDGGVPTPTPTPSPGPTPSPGPTPTPSPAPPTELTDIKGHWAEPFIQALFDRQLVSGMGDGTFRPETPINRASFAALLAQAFDKPLAQPAKNFTDVSSSFWGMEAINKVTRMGFISGFPNNTFRPGDNVTRLQVLLALNAGLGLSEGNQNHLSFYTDKNQIPEWAMAAVAKATDATLVVNHPNVRQLRPMIDATRAEVAVMVYQALVQDDNFPVIESPYLVNAEATDVPKFSDIEGHWAKDFIVELASKGVINGLPNGTFQPNKKMTRAEYAALLSTAFDPRPQRSAIKFQDVPSSHWAKAAIDKTYTGGFLSGFSETTFGPNLNVQRLQVLLSLVNGLDLSGGSADLLNRYDDRDQVPTWAQPAVATATQKQFVVNYPDVKRLHPEQDATRAEVAAMVYQALKDANKWDLSGVNSDYIVTA; from the coding sequence ATGACAACCCTTTACATCAACCCCGAAACCGGGAATAACAATAATCCTGGAACGGCAACGGAACCCTTTAAGACCATTACTCATGCCCTCAGCCAAGCCTCAGCCGGCACCTTGATTCAATTGAGGGTGGGCCAATATACCGGGGAGGAGTTTCCTCTGACGGTTCCGGCTGGAGTCAAGCTGGTGGGCAATGAAGGCAGCAAAGGCAAGGATATCCTCATTACTGGGGGCAAGACCGTCGGGACCAGTGACGGAAATCAATCCTTAACCATTCGCCTACAAGGTGATGGGCAAGTCCGGGGCGTGACCGTCTCTAATCCTGAAACTCTCGGGACTGGGATTTGGATTGAGTCGGGCAATCCCACCGTTGCGAACAGCACCCTCCTAAACTGCAAGCGGGAGGGAATCCGTATGATGGGAAATGCTAAACCGATTCTGGACAGCAATCTGTTGAAAGGAAACGCTTCCTACGGAATTTGGGTTTTGAAAAATGCCAAAGGGGAAATCCGCAATAATACCCTTCGTGATAATGGCACAGGCATCGCGGTTGGGGATGAAGCCGCGCCCCTGGTTGCCCAGAACTTGATTCAGCAAAATCGCTATGGGCTGGTGATTAACGGGAACTGTCGACCGGTCTTGCGGGGGAATACTATCGAGGACAACCAGGATTATGGCATCTCTGCCATCGCCAATGCCCTCCCGGATTTGGGTAAGTCTGAGGAACCGGGAGGCAATCTCTTCCGCAACAATGGCATCAAAGATGTGCAGAATGCCACCACTAACACGTTTATCTCGGCGGGGAACGAACTCAACCCCGATAAAGTGGAGGGGTCGATTGAGTTTGTCAACGTCGATGGAGGGGTTCCTACGCCAACCCCCACGCCCTCTCCCGGTCCCACCCCCTCTCCTGGTCCCACTCCCACCCCCTCACCGGCCCCGCCGACGGAACTCACGGACATTAAAGGCCATTGGGCAGAACCCTTTATTCAAGCCCTATTTGACCGTCAGTTAGTCAGTGGGATGGGAGATGGAACCTTCCGGCCCGAGACCCCCATCAACCGGGCATCCTTTGCCGCCTTGTTGGCCCAGGCTTTTGATAAGCCTCTCGCCCAACCGGCTAAAAACTTCACTGATGTTTCGAGTAGCTTCTGGGGGATGGAGGCGATTAATAAGGTGACCCGCATGGGCTTTATTTCTGGGTTCCCCAATAACACCTTCCGTCCTGGTGATAATGTGACTCGTTTACAGGTGTTGCTGGCACTCAATGCCGGTTTGGGACTCAGTGAAGGCAATCAGAACCATCTCAGCTTCTATACCGATAAGAATCAGATTCCTGAGTGGGCTATGGCGGCGGTGGCGAAGGCAACGGATGCCACGTTGGTTGTGAATCATCCCAATGTGCGGCAGCTACGGCCGATGATTGATGCCACCCGGGCCGAAGTGGCAGTGATGGTCTATCAGGCGTTGGTTCAGGATGATAATTTCCCGGTGATTGAGTCTCCCTATTTGGTGAATGCTGAAGCGACGGATGTGCCGAAGTTCTCGGATATTGAGGGTCACTGGGCTAAGGACTTCATTGTGGAGTTGGCCAGTAAGGGGGTAATTAACGGGTTGCCCAATGGAACCTTCCAACCCAACAAGAAGATGACGCGGGCGGAATATGCGGCGTTATTGTCCACGGCCTTTGACCCACGGCCGCAACGTTCGGCCATCAAGTTCCAAGATGTCCCCAGCAGTCATTGGGCCAAGGCAGCGATTGACAAAACCTATACGGGGGGATTTCTCTCGGGTTTCTCGGAAACGACCTTTGGTCCCAATTTAAATGTGCAGCGGTTACAGGTGTTGTTGTCGTTGGTGAATGGCTTAGATTTATCGGGGGGTTCGGCAGATTTGTTGAATCGCTATGATGACCGAGACCAAGTCCCCACCTGGGCCCAGCCAGCAGTGGCGACGGCGACGCAGAAGCAGTTTGTGGTCAACTATCCTGATGTGAAGCGTCTGCACCCTGAACAAGATGCAACGCGGGCGGAGGTTGCGGCGATGGTCTATCAGGCGTTGAAGGATGCCAATAAGTGGGACTTATCGGGGGTTAATTCGGACTACATTGTGACGGCCTAG
- a CDS encoding CmpA/NrtA family ABC transporter substrate-binding protein — protein MPRFNRRKFLITAGAATAGTFLLHSCGQGNDQAQFEVEIDPEDAPETPRARLGFIALTDSAPLIIAREKGFFAKYGMTDVSVEKQASWGTTRDNLVLGSGGGGIDGAHILTPMPYLLSEGIVTDGRPVPMYILARLNVNGQGICLSNDYRDLEVGVDSTPLKERFAERRAAGEDLRAAMTFPGGTHDCWIRYWLAAGGIDPDQDISTIVVPPPQMVANMRVGNMDAFCVGEPWPLQLVNQEIGYNALTTGELWQDHPEKALGMRADWVDQNPKAARSLLMGTLEAQIWCSQPENVEEMCQILSRRAWFNVPYDDIIDRSRGQYDYGIGEVREQPDLMQKYWRDNASYPFKSHDLWFLTENIRWGYLPPDADIQGMVDRVNREDLWQEAAEAIGQGDMIPDNTSRGPETFFDGKVFDPEDPQDYLNSLEITRI, from the coding sequence ATGCCCCGATTTAACCGTCGCAAATTTCTGATTACAGCCGGTGCAGCAACGGCTGGAACCTTTCTCCTCCATAGCTGCGGCCAGGGTAATGACCAAGCCCAGTTTGAGGTTGAGATCGACCCAGAAGATGCCCCAGAAACCCCAAGAGCACGACTAGGATTTATTGCCTTAACAGACTCTGCTCCCCTCATTATTGCCCGAGAAAAAGGCTTTTTTGCCAAGTACGGGATGACGGATGTCTCAGTTGAAAAACAAGCATCCTGGGGAACGACCCGTGACAACTTAGTTCTCGGTTCTGGAGGCGGTGGCATTGATGGGGCCCACATTCTCACCCCCATGCCTTACCTCTTATCGGAAGGGATTGTTACCGATGGACGACCGGTGCCCATGTATATTTTGGCCCGTCTGAATGTGAATGGTCAGGGGATTTGCCTCTCCAATGACTACCGAGATTTAGAGGTTGGGGTCGATAGTACCCCTCTGAAGGAACGGTTTGCTGAACGACGGGCCGCTGGTGAAGATTTACGGGCCGCGATGACCTTTCCCGGGGGAACCCATGACTGCTGGATTCGCTACTGGCTGGCGGCGGGTGGGATTGACCCAGACCAGGATATCTCGACGATTGTCGTCCCACCGCCGCAGATGGTGGCCAATATGCGGGTGGGCAATATGGATGCCTTCTGTGTGGGCGAACCCTGGCCCCTGCAATTGGTCAACCAAGAGATTGGCTATAACGCCTTAACGACGGGGGAACTCTGGCAGGACCATCCGGAGAAAGCTTTAGGAATGCGGGCCGATTGGGTGGACCAAAATCCCAAAGCAGCACGGTCTCTGTTGATGGGAACCCTAGAGGCACAAATCTGGTGTAGCCAGCCGGAAAATGTAGAGGAAATGTGTCAAATTCTCTCCCGTCGGGCTTGGTTTAATGTTCCCTATGACGACATTATCGACCGGTCTCGGGGTCAGTATGACTATGGCATCGGTGAGGTGAGAGAACAGCCAGATTTGATGCAGAAGTATTGGCGGGATAATGCCTCCTATCCGTTCAAGAGTCATGACCTCTGGTTTTTGACTGAAAATATCCGTTGGGGATATCTGCCCCCGGATGCGGATATTCAGGGCATGGTAGACCGAGTCAATCGGGAAGACCTCTGGCAAGAAGCGGCGGAGGCGATTGGCCAGGGAGATATGATTCCTGACAATACGTCTCGGGGCCCTGAAACCTTCTTTGATGGCAAAGTCTTTGACCCAGAAGACCCTCAGGATTATCTCAATAGTTTGGAAATTACACGAATTTGA
- the ntrB gene encoding nitrate ABC transporter permease, with protein sequence MTSPTYRRRKKFQFMPQQWLKAGLKKGKELIPSAVAILIFLVIWQVFTAISDSTLPGPIRTVSETWELIINPFFDHGGIDKGLFWQILTSLQRVALGFSLAVVVGVSLGILVGTNRLMYRALDPIFQILRTVPPLAWLPISLAGFERANPSAIFVIFITAIWPIIINTTEGVLQIPQDYNNVSRVLRLDRKTYFFKILFPATVPYIFTGLKIGIGLSWLAIIAAEMLIGGVGIGFFIWDAWNSSRMSDIILAVVYVGIVGLLLDKLISFLASLVVSEDQAQ encoded by the coding sequence ATGACTTCTCCAACCTATCGCCGACGCAAAAAGTTCCAATTCATGCCCCAACAATGGCTGAAAGCTGGTCTCAAGAAGGGGAAAGAGCTTATCCCTTCTGCGGTTGCTATTCTAATTTTCCTGGTCATTTGGCAGGTGTTTACAGCGATTTCAGATTCAACGTTACCGGGTCCAATTCGTACGGTTTCGGAAACCTGGGAACTGATTATCAACCCGTTCTTTGACCATGGTGGAATTGATAAGGGGCTATTCTGGCAGATTTTGACCAGTTTACAACGGGTTGCTCTAGGCTTCTCCCTGGCAGTGGTTGTGGGGGTTTCTTTGGGAATTCTTGTTGGCACAAATCGCTTAATGTATCGAGCCTTAGACCCCATTTTTCAAATCCTGAGAACGGTTCCCCCGTTGGCTTGGCTGCCGATTTCCCTGGCGGGCTTTGAGCGAGCAAATCCTTCAGCCATTTTTGTGATTTTTATTACAGCAATTTGGCCCATTATTATCAATACTACGGAAGGAGTGCTGCAAATTCCTCAGGACTATAACAATGTGTCGCGAGTGCTACGGCTTGATCGCAAGACCTATTTCTTCAAAATTCTATTCCCGGCAACGGTTCCCTATATCTTCACGGGATTGAAGATTGGCATTGGTCTATCTTGGCTGGCGATTATCGCGGCAGAGATGTTGATTGGCGGTGTGGGGATTGGCTTCTTTATCTGGGATGCTTGGAATAGTTCTCGGATGAGTGACATTATCCTGGCGGTGGTTTATGTAGGAATTGTAGGGCTGCTGCTGGATAAGTTGATTAGTTTCTTGGCGAGTTTGGTGGTTTCTGAAGACCAGGCTCAGTAA
- a CDS encoding nitrate ABC transporter ATP-binding protein (This model describes the ATP binding subunits of ATP-binding cassette (ABC) transporters for nitrate transport, or for bicarbonate transport, in bacteria and archaea.) → MSIFAEVDHIERVFNLPNGGTYVALSNIELKIRKGEFISLVGHSGCGKSTLLNLIAGLDKPTRGGIILEGRQVTEPGPDRMVVFQNYSLLPWLTVRENIALAVESAMADRPKGERRGIIEHHIDLVGLRHAAHKRPAHLSGGMKQRVAIARALAIRPKLLLLDEPFGALDALTRGGLQEQLMRICEESEVTCIMVTHDVDEALLLSDRVVLLTNGPASYVGQILDVPIPRPRTHVSVVKHPNYYSLRNEIVYFLNQQRRAKKQQRPAQPMEVHENGLEKVNLNLGFIPLTDCAPLVVAKERGFFKKHGLSQVTLSREPSWNAIESGIRDQRLDGAQMVAGMPLGMTLGRKGKTPLPVVTGMTLSRNGNAITFHRQFHEDGVRTLADLKGFIAANPDRRLTLGVVHPTSMHNLILRYWLASADINPDRDVDLVIIPPAQMVANLKAGNIDGYCVGEPWNSRAVYEGIGFVMATDPEIWSGHCEKVLGVREDWAKTHPKTHLALIQALLEACDYCDDMRHREEVLDLICRPEYVGSDPIYTRPGFIDPYNKGVGDPQLIPRYNQFFCDKTNCPDRTEALWILTQMARWGITPFPRNWIEVLDRVRRLDLFSEAAQGLNMMDLGRDRHPVILFDGAIFNPDDPIHYLEHLEIKSDLTISEVDLNRASLELSAA, encoded by the coding sequence ATGTCTATTTTTGCTGAAGTTGACCATATCGAACGAGTCTTTAATCTCCCCAACGGAGGAACATATGTTGCCCTGAGTAACATTGAACTCAAGATTCGTAAAGGTGAATTTATCTCCCTGGTCGGCCATTCCGGCTGTGGGAAATCAACCCTATTAAACTTAATTGCTGGACTCGATAAACCCACCCGAGGGGGCATTATCCTAGAAGGTCGCCAGGTGACGGAACCGGGGCCCGATCGCATGGTAGTGTTTCAAAACTATTCCCTCTTACCCTGGCTGACGGTGCGGGAAAACATCGCCTTAGCCGTGGAGTCTGCCATGGCCGATCGCCCCAAAGGGGAACGACGGGGAATCATCGAACATCATATCGACCTCGTTGGCCTGCGTCATGCGGCCCACAAACGCCCGGCCCACCTTTCCGGGGGCATGAAACAACGGGTGGCGATCGCCCGGGCCCTGGCCATTCGCCCCAAACTCCTCCTCCTAGACGAACCCTTTGGCGCCCTAGATGCCCTCACCCGAGGGGGACTGCAAGAACAACTGATGCGCATCTGTGAGGAAAGCGAGGTCACCTGTATCATGGTCACCCATGACGTAGACGAAGCCCTGCTCCTGAGCGATCGCGTCGTCCTCCTCACCAACGGTCCCGCTTCCTACGTGGGACAAATCCTCGATGTCCCCATTCCCCGGCCCCGTACCCATGTCTCCGTTGTCAAACATCCCAACTACTACAGCCTCCGCAACGAGATTGTCTATTTCCTCAACCAACAGCGACGGGCCAAGAAACAGCAACGCCCGGCCCAACCCATGGAAGTCCATGAAAACGGCCTCGAAAAAGTCAACCTCAACCTAGGCTTTATCCCCCTCACCGACTGCGCCCCCCTCGTGGTGGCCAAAGAACGAGGCTTTTTCAAAAAACACGGTCTCAGCCAAGTCACCCTCAGTCGCGAACCCAGTTGGAACGCCATCGAATCCGGCATCCGAGACCAACGCCTTGATGGGGCGCAAATGGTGGCCGGAATGCCCCTAGGCATGACCCTGGGCCGCAAAGGCAAGACCCCCCTCCCCGTGGTCACCGGGATGACCCTCTCCCGCAACGGCAACGCCATCACCTTCCATCGTCAGTTCCACGAGGACGGAGTCCGCACCCTCGCCGATCTCAAAGGCTTCATCGCCGCCAATCCCGACCGACGCCTTACCCTGGGGGTCGTCCATCCGACCTCCATGCACAACCTGATCCTACGCTACTGGCTCGCCTCGGCCGACATCAACCCCGATCGCGATGTGGATCTCGTCATCATTCCCCCCGCCCAAATGGTGGCCAACCTCAAAGCTGGCAACATCGACGGCTACTGTGTCGGAGAACCCTGGAACTCCCGCGCCGTCTATGAAGGCATCGGCTTCGTCATGGCCACAGACCCAGAAATCTGGTCAGGTCATTGCGAAAAAGTCCTCGGAGTCCGGGAAGACTGGGCCAAAACTCACCCCAAAACCCATCTGGCCCTGATCCAAGCCCTCCTCGAAGCCTGCGATTACTGTGACGACATGCGCCACCGGGAAGAAGTCTTAGACCTCATCTGTCGTCCCGAGTACGTCGGATCAGACCCCATCTACACCCGTCCCGGCTTCATCGACCCCTATAACAAAGGGGTCGGCGACCCCCAACTCATCCCCCGCTATAACCAGTTCTTCTGCGACAAAACCAACTGTCCTGATCGCACCGAAGCCCTATGGATTCTCACCCAAATGGCCCGCTGGGGCATCACCCCCTTCCCCCGCAACTGGATTGAAGTCCTCGATCGCGTACGTCGTCTCGACCTCTTCTCGGAAGCCGCCCAAGGTCTCAACATGATGGACCTAGGACGCGATCGCCATCCCGTGATTCTCTTCGACGGGGCCATCTTCAACCCCGACGATCCCATCCACTACCTAGAACACCTAGAAATCAAAAGCGACCTAACCATCAGCGAAGTCGATCTCAACCGGGCCTCCCTAGAACTATCTGCTGCCTAG
- a CDS encoding nitrate ABC transporter ATP-binding protein (This model describes the ATP binding subunits of ATP-binding cassette (ABC) transporters for nitrate transport, or for bicarbonate transport, in bacteria and archaea.), with product MQTLTTSTPNPNTTNDSYLVIDGLSKTYATPEGPYPVLDNIQLTVREGEFVCLIGHSGCGKSTLLDMVSGFRQPSEGEVRLEGQRIQEPGPDRMVVFQNYALLPWLSAYDNIFLAVNSVFPKLKQQDKAAIVREHLELVGLTDAADKKPKELSGGMKQRVSIARALALRPKVLILDEPFGALDPITREELQEELLRIWFDHKVTVLMITHDIDEALFLGDRLVMMTNGPAARIGEILDLPFPRPRDRARLMEQPEYYDLRNEALDFLYGRYAHDDT from the coding sequence ATGCAAACCCTAACCACGTCCACCCCCAACCCCAATACCACCAACGACTCCTATCTCGTCATCGACGGTCTCTCCAAAACCTATGCCACCCCGGAGGGACCCTATCCTGTTCTCGACAACATTCAACTCACCGTCCGAGAAGGAGAATTTGTTTGCCTAATTGGTCACTCCGGCTGCGGCAAATCCACCCTTTTGGATATGGTGTCCGGCTTTCGTCAACCCAGCGAAGGAGAAGTCCGCCTCGAAGGACAACGGATTCAAGAACCTGGGCCCGATCGCATGGTCGTCTTCCAAAACTACGCCCTGCTGCCCTGGCTAAGCGCCTATGACAACATCTTCCTCGCCGTCAACTCCGTCTTCCCCAAACTCAAACAACAGGACAAAGCGGCGATCGTGCGGGAACATCTCGAACTGGTGGGATTAACGGACGCCGCCGACAAAAAGCCCAAAGAACTCTCCGGGGGCATGAAACAACGAGTTTCCATCGCCCGGGCCCTGGCCCTGCGCCCCAAAGTTCTCATTCTCGATGAACCCTTCGGCGCCCTCGATCCCATCACCCGCGAGGAACTCCAAGAAGAACTGCTACGCATCTGGTTTGATCACAAAGTCACCGTGTTGATGATTACCCATGATATCGACGAAGCCCTCTTCCTCGGCGATCGCCTGGTGATGATGACCAACGGGCCCGCCGCCCGTATTGGCGAAATCCTGGACTTACCCTTCCCCCGTCCTCGCGATCGCGCCCGACTCATGGAACAGCCCGAATACTACGACTTACGCAACGAAGCCCTCGACTTCCTTTATGGTCGTTACGCCCATGACGACACTTAA